The Rubripirellula amarantea genome includes the window GACCAGCTCGTCTGGGTTGTCCTGAAGCAACTTATCCACCAAAGCACTGCAGCTTTGTCGAACTTGGCCATTGATGACCATCGTGCAGGACCCACAAACCTCTTCCAGGCATCCACAATCCCAGACAACCGGCGCCACTTTTCGGCCATCGGAATTGGTCGCCTGAGCCGCGATCCGTTGCAGCACCGAGATCACATTTAGCTCGGGTTCGTATTGGATCTTATGCAGTTCCCAATAGGGTTCCAGGCCGGGGCCGTCTTGGCGACGCACGCGAACATTGATCCACTCTGGGCGATTCTTAAGATTGGGTTCGAGGGCGATCATCCGTCGATCCTAGTAGTAAAAAAGTTAGGTGATGGGGAATCCACAACAGTCAACGAATTCTAAAGCGAGACTCTTTAGAACGTCGCCTGTGGTTGCGCTTCTTTCTTGGCAGAACGCTCTTTCCAAACTTGCTCAATTTCTTCAGCACCAACGAGCCCGTAGAGTCGTGGCCGTGGGGCAAGCAACGAAGTATCGACCTCTTCGTAATTCACTTCGACTTGTCGAGTAGCGTTGTCATAGGTCGCAATGCTGCTCTTAAGGTACTTGCGGTTGTTCTCTTCAAAGTCGTCGCACCATTGTTCGGCCTGTTGGCGACGCTCGGTTGGATCTTCGGCGGTCAGTGGCTGTTTTTCGAACTCTGGCTTGTAGTGAGCACCACGGCACTCGTCGCGTTGCAACGCACCTCGCAAAATCGCCTTGGCGATCGGGAACATGTCCTGAACCGACTTGGTGAAGATCACATTCTGATTCGACCATGTTCCCGTGTCAGACAAGCCGGCGTTCAACGCCCGGGTGTGAAGTTCATCGACCTTGTCGATGGCACTGGCGAGCTGATCGTTCTTGCGAACCACCGTGGCCACGCGAGTCATCACGTCGCCAAGTTCTTGGTGGATCAAATACGGGTTCTCGGTTTTGTCCTTCGAAGCGCTCAATAGCGCATCGTGACGCGATTGGTGAAGTGATGTCGCGCCATCAATCAAGCTCGACGGTACGTCCGCATGTCCGCTGCTTTGGTTAGACGCGTAGTTCAGCACCGAGGATCCCGTGAACAGACCCGTGAAGATGCACGATAGCAGGGAGTTCGCACCAAGTCGGTTGGCACCGTGGTAGTGGTAATCGCACTCACCCATCGCGTACAAGCCAGGGATGTTCGTCATGTGGTTTTGCGGGGCACCGGCTTCAAGTCCGCCGGCGGAGCTCTTCACGTAGTCCGCCCACAATCCACCCATGCTGTAGTGGACCGCTGGGAAGATTCGCATTGGTTCAATGCGCGGGTCAACACCTTGGAACTTTTCGTAAATCTCCAGAATGCCGCCAAGCTTACGATCTAGTTCCGACTTAGGGATATGAGTTAGGTCAAGGTAGACCGCCATGCGATCGGCCTCAACGCTCAAGCCTTCGTTGACGCAAATGTCGAAGATCTCGCGAGTCGCAATGTCACGAGGCACCAAGTTGCCGTACTTCGGGTAGCGTTCTTCTAGGAAGTAGTAGCGTTCGTTGGCTGGAATGTCGCCTGGTGCGCGAACATCATGAGGCTTACGAGGAACCCAGACGCGTCCGCCTTCACCACGAGCCGATTCGCTCATCAAACGCAGCTTATCGCTACCTGGAATAGCGGTCGGGTGAACTTGGATGAATTCGCCGTTTCCGTACTTCGCGCCCGCTTGAACACATCGACTCACAGCACTTCCGGTGCAGAACACGCTCATCGTGCTGCGGCCGTAGACCAGCCCGCATCCGCCGGTTGCAACAACCACAGCGTCGGCGGGAAAGGCTTGGATCTTCATCGACACCATGTCTTGCACAATCGCGCCGCGACATCGACCTGAATCGTCCATCATCGGTCCCAGGAAATCCCAGAACTCATACTTCTTGACCAGCCCTTCGCTTTCGAAGCGACGAACTTGCTCGTCCAGACCGTACAAGAGTTGTTGACCGGTTGTGGCTCCGGCGAACGCGGTTCGTTTGTAAAGAGTGCCACCGAAGCGTCGCCGGTCGATGAAGCCTTCACCGGTCCGGTTGAACGGAACACCCAGGCGGTCCATCAGGTCGATCACCTTGGGAGCCCAGTCGGTCATCTCTTTGACCGGTGGTTGGTGATTGAGGAAGTCACCGCCATAAACCGTATCGTCGAAGTGCTTCCATTCACTGTCGCCAAGTTGGCGTGTCTGATCGTTGCAACTGTTGATGCCGCCTTGGGCGCAGACACTGTGAGACCGCTTCACCGGTGTTAGGCTGATCAAGTCGACATGGACGCCCAGTTCAGCCAATTTCATGGTTGATGCAAGGCCAGCCAATCCGCCTCCGATGACGACGACGCGATGTTGTGCCATGGTTCAATTCCGTACTGAAGAAGTTTGTGCTTTGAGTTGGTTAATCAATAGGTCCAGGGACCGGCCGCTCACTCGGCGGTTTCGGCTTCGTCCGTACGTTTTTCCGGGTTCGGTGAAACCAAGCCCGCTTCGACGGATGCCTTATACATGCGGTCTTCGACTGCCTTGTACTTCGCCATTTCCGTTTCACCTGGTGCGACGGCGGCCCACCAGGCGCTTGTTCCAATAACCGCAAGACCCAGACCCAGCGCCACGCAAACTTTGGTCGCTCGTTCTTGAGCTTTTGGCGAAATCCACAAACCCCACGTGATGCCTGCGGTCCACAAGCCGTTGGCGAGGTGGTAAACGCAGGCCCAAACACCGATCAGGTAGAAAGCTGGCCAGAAATAACCTTGCATGGCTCCGACCAACGAACTGGCCGCGTTGTATGGCTTGAACTGGCCGAAACCGACCGGCTGGATCATCGACAGCCAAATGTGGGCGTGAAGCCAACCGTGCAGGTGCAAGATATGAAAGAACAAGTACACCAAGGCGATAAACCCGGTGTAACGCTGCCAAACGTAACGCTTGTTGCTCGTGAAGGCGTAGCGACTAACATTCGATCGCCCCGTCTTGGCGATCCAAATCCCGATGCCCGCATGGAAAATCAAAGGCAAAAAGATCCCGCCCCATTCGATCACCGGAAGTAGTTTGCCGGGACTGTGGATTAAGAACACCGCTCGCTGAAACGTCTCGCTGCCGTTAAGCAGCGACGCGTTGGTGGTCAAGTGAATGACCATGTAGAGCCCCAGCGGAACAATTCCCAGCAGCGAGTGAACGCGGCGGATCGCAAACTCGTGCTTGATGAAGATGTTGTCGAAGAAAGTCGTACCAGAATCCGTTTCAGCCGCACTCATGAGCGAACATCACTATCGAAAAAGCGGTTATAGGAAGGTTTGCGCCGTAAGGATGATTCCTCGGCTCAACCAAGGTAATGGATCGATTGACTTTATGTTAGTGGAGAGTCGAACGCTCGATCCCTAGAGGTAACCCGCAACGCTTGGCAAAGACACAACGAGAACGCGGTCGCGGCGTCGGTGCGCCGAGCCATCGCCGTAGCGGCGCAAAGGTTTCCGCCGTAAATCACCAACTGCGGCGCTAGCCGATGTGCAGTGCGATGTGATCCATCGAGCGGCACTCTACAACCGAGTCAAGAATCACAATGGCGACAATTTGTCGCCATTGCTGATGACGAATCCACCGCTTCGACGAGAACGTTTAGCGTTTGGGCGACGGGAACGTTTAGCGCTTGGGCGAAAGATGAAGCATCCTGAAGTCGCCGACAGCCTTGTTGGCGATCTGTTTGGCCCGGACGGTCACTCGGTAGCGTCCCGGATCGGCGATCGTAAGTTCACCTACATTCCGCCAAACGAAGTTTTGAAAGTGCCCGGTCTCTTCGACGTTGAATTCCAACGACGAAATTACCTCGCCATCTCGCTCCACTTCGATCGTTGCCACGCTGCCACCTTGGTCTTTGCCGCAACCTTGTAGCGCACCAACGTTGAACGTGTACGGTTGATCCACATCGATAACCCAGTGTGCGTAATCGCCCGCTTTCGCCCAGTAACCCACCGTGTTTTTGTGCGGTTGCGGTTCGAAGCGAATCAGTTCGCCATGAACTTCAGCCTGGTCGGCCCGCATGGTGATGGTGCCGTCACCCGCCTGCTCGATCGGCGATGGTGACTTAACTTTTTGGTCGAAATGCAACACGATCGACTTCGAGCCTTCGGGATGTTTGTCCCAACGCACGACCCAAGATTGAGTCTCTGGGTGCACGGTAACCTTCGCGGATTCATTCCCCGACCAATGCGAATCACGAAGCGAAGCGTAGACTCGCGGGATCTCGATCTCGCCTTTATCAGTCCATTGATCTTGGGTAATCGTCAACGTCTTATCATCGACGGTCAAGTTCGCCTCAGATGCCTGGATCAGTTCGCACCCAAGCATCAGAGTTAGGCT containing:
- a CDS encoding succinate dehydrogenase cytochrome b558 subunit — encoded protein: MSAAETDSGTTFFDNIFIKHEFAIRRVHSLLGIVPLGLYMVIHLTTNASLLNGSETFQRAVFLIHSPGKLLPVIEWGGIFLPLIFHAGIGIWIAKTGRSNVSRYAFTSNKRYVWQRYTGFIALVYLFFHILHLHGWLHAHIWLSMIQPVGFGQFKPYNAASSLVGAMQGYFWPAFYLIGVWACVYHLANGLWTAGITWGLWISPKAQERATKVCVALGLGLAVIGTSAWWAAVAPGETEMAKYKAVEDRMYKASVEAGLVSPNPEKRTDEAETAE
- the sdhA gene encoding succinate dehydrogenase flavoprotein subunit, with protein sequence MAQHRVVVIGGGLAGLASTMKLAELGVHVDLISLTPVKRSHSVCAQGGINSCNDQTRQLGDSEWKHFDDTVYGGDFLNHQPPVKEMTDWAPKVIDLMDRLGVPFNRTGEGFIDRRRFGGTLYKRTAFAGATTGQQLLYGLDEQVRRFESEGLVKKYEFWDFLGPMMDDSGRCRGAIVQDMVSMKIQAFPADAVVVATGGCGLVYGRSTMSVFCTGSAVSRCVQAGAKYGNGEFIQVHPTAIPGSDKLRLMSESARGEGGRVWVPRKPHDVRAPGDIPANERYYFLEERYPKYGNLVPRDIATREIFDICVNEGLSVEADRMAVYLDLTHIPKSELDRKLGGILEIYEKFQGVDPRIEPMRIFPAVHYSMGGLWADYVKSSAGGLEAGAPQNHMTNIPGLYAMGECDYHYHGANRLGANSLLSCIFTGLFTGSSVLNYASNQSSGHADVPSSLIDGATSLHQSRHDALLSASKDKTENPYLIHQELGDVMTRVATVVRKNDQLASAIDKVDELHTRALNAGLSDTGTWSNQNVIFTKSVQDMFPIAKAILRGALQRDECRGAHYKPEFEKQPLTAEDPTERRQQAEQWCDDFEENNRKYLKSSIATYDNATRQVEVNYEEVDTSLLAPRPRLYGLVGAEEIEQVWKERSAKKEAQPQATF